Proteins encoded within one genomic window of Synechococcus sp. PCC 7335:
- a CDS encoding LysR family transcriptional regulator: protein MNIFQLEVLAAVVAHGTFSDAAMHLETSQSAVSRAIASLEGELGVPLFIRGRSGARLTPVGERVIVHAHQMLDIRELIDYEVNLEKGLYKSRLRISSFRSAATHLLPINIARFRNRFPYVEVVLFELDPAGVEQSLREGQADIGLIPLPRSEEFRTVEITRDEYVVLLPKSEPPPPKELTWEALSAYSFILFNYAECTSAVREHWAKWGQSFEVAYVIKEDSTIVSMVAQGLGAAVLPRLAALPIPDDVYVRSLPVRLDRVIGAATLASTPPAPAVKMFLDLLGS from the coding sequence ATGAACATCTTTCAGCTAGAGGTGCTGGCGGCAGTGGTAGCACACGGAACTTTCTCGGATGCGGCTATGCATTTAGAGACATCGCAGTCTGCGGTAAGCCGAGCGATCGCCTCATTAGAGGGTGAGTTAGGTGTGCCGCTGTTTATCAGAGGGCGCTCTGGTGCGAGGCTAACGCCCGTTGGTGAACGCGTGATAGTCCATGCTCATCAGATGCTAGATATCAGAGAACTAATCGATTACGAAGTCAATTTAGAGAAAGGACTCTATAAATCTCGTTTGCGAATTTCCTCTTTTCGTAGCGCGGCTACTCACCTATTGCCGATCAACATCGCGCGCTTTAGAAATCGATTCCCTTATGTAGAAGTTGTTCTGTTCGAACTAGATCCCGCAGGAGTAGAACAATCTTTACGAGAAGGGCAGGCTGATATTGGTCTAATTCCGCTACCTCGATCGGAAGAGTTTCGGACAGTTGAAATCACTCGAGATGAATACGTAGTGCTATTACCAAAGAGCGAACCGCCGCCGCCCAAAGAGCTTACCTGGGAAGCGCTATCCGCCTACTCCTTCATTCTGTTTAACTATGCTGAATGCACTAGCGCGGTCAGAGAACACTGGGCGAAATGGGGACAGTCATTTGAAGTCGCCTATGTGATAAAGGAGGATTCTACAATTGTGAGCATGGTAGCGCAGGGACTAGGTGCAGCGGTTTTGCCTAGGCTGGCAGCACTGCCGATCCCAGATGATGTGTACGTGCGATCGCTTCCGGTTCGATTAGATCGAGTGATTGGGGCGGCGACGTTAGCGAGTACGCCACCTGCACCCGCAGTCAAAATGTTCTTAGATCTGCTTGGCAGCTAG
- a CDS encoding DUF1501 domain-containing protein produces the protein MRRRQLLKQAALLGTSSLVAIGANGWAWRSEAQTTRANMPRLIVIMLRGGVDGLNVVVPYQDTDYYEARPTIAMARPGEANGVFDLDGQFGLHPDLEPLMAEWQAGNLAFVQASGSSAPSRSHFQAQDYIETGTPGEASTATGWLNRLLAQLPNGTPTTALNVGSGGTLPLIFSGPQTVANLKLTRRGSSPLAIDQPKLQEGFDQMYSGSDRLSTVYQSGRTARDVLLREVNYEDRQASRGAPPPTYFARSARRLAQLMKSDANTQVAFMELGGWDSHVGERRILQRNLSLVGSGLATLAQDLGPVYQNTVVVVMSEFGRTVLENGNQGTDHGHGNVMWLMGGALRGQQVYGQWPGLDLSERFESRDLAVTTDYRDVLESVLRPHFDLGDQAIAQVFPDYQAQSRFDLLS, from the coding sequence ATGAGAAGACGCCAACTACTTAAACAAGCTGCCCTATTAGGAACCTCTAGTCTAGTTGCAATCGGTGCGAATGGCTGGGCTTGGCGCAGCGAGGCTCAAACAACTAGGGCTAACATGCCTCGGCTAATTGTCATTATGCTTAGGGGCGGTGTGGATGGTCTTAATGTCGTGGTGCCCTATCAAGACACAGACTATTATGAGGCTAGACCGACAATCGCCATGGCTAGACCGGGTGAGGCTAACGGTGTCTTCGATTTAGATGGCCAGTTTGGTCTGCATCCCGACCTAGAGCCCCTGATGGCCGAATGGCAGGCGGGAAACTTAGCTTTCGTTCAGGCGTCAGGATCATCTGCGCCTTCTCGATCGCACTTTCAGGCCCAAGACTATATAGAAACTGGCACACCTGGCGAAGCCTCGACCGCTACTGGCTGGCTAAATCGACTTTTAGCCCAGTTACCTAACGGGACGCCAACCACAGCGCTAAACGTAGGCTCGGGTGGAACGCTACCGTTGATTTTCTCTGGCCCACAGACGGTTGCGAATCTCAAGCTTACCCGTAGAGGCAGCTCTCCTCTGGCGATTGATCAGCCCAAGTTACAAGAGGGGTTTGACCAGATGTATTCTGGTAGCGATCGCCTCTCGACGGTCTACCAGTCAGGGCGAACAGCTAGAGATGTACTGCTTCGCGAAGTCAACTACGAGGACAGGCAAGCTTCACGGGGGGCGCCTCCACCTACCTATTTTGCCCGCAGCGCTCGCCGTCTAGCCCAGCTAATGAAAAGCGATGCTAACACGCAGGTGGCTTTCATGGAGCTAGGGGGATGGGACTCTCACGTCGGTGAGCGTCGCATACTACAGCGTAATCTATCGCTTGTTGGAAGTGGCCTAGCGACATTGGCTCAAGATCTTGGCCCCGTCTACCAAAATACGGTAGTGGTCGTGATGTCAGAATTTGGCCGTACTGTTTTAGAGAACGGCAACCAGGGTACCGATCACGGCCATGGCAATGTGATGTGGCTGATGGGTGGCGCTCTGCGTGGTCAGCAGGTCTATGGGCAGTGGCCGGGTCTTGATCTATCTGAGCGATTCGAGTCGCGCGATCTGGCGGTGACGACAGACTATCGAGATGTTTTAGAGTCGGTGTTGAGACCGCATTTTGATTTGGGTGATCAGGCGATCGCCCAAGTATTTCCAGATTATCAGGCTCAAAGCAGATTCGACCTGCTGTCATAG